The genomic interval GCCAGCGGCCGCTTCTGATCTTCGACGGCGATTGCCACTTCTGCCGTCGCTGGATCGAGCGCTGGAAGCAGACCACGGGCGACGCCGTCGAGTACGCTTCCTACCAGGAAGCGGCCCCGCTCTTCCCCCAGATCGATCCCGAGCGATTCCGCCGCTCCATCCTGCTGGTGGAGCAGGACGGCTCCCACTCCGAAGGGGCGGAGGCGGTGTTCCGCGTCCTGGCGCATGGCGGGAAGAGCCGGCTCCTGTGGGCCTATCGGCGCCTGCCGCCGGTGCGCGCGGCGGCCGATCTCGGTTACTCCCTCGTAGCCTCCCATCGTCCTTTCTTTTCCCGCCTGACACGCTGGCTGATCGGACCGGGCATCCGGCGCCCTTCGTATCTGATCACCCGCTGGGTCTACCTGCGACTTCTCGGAATCATCTTTCTCATCGCCTTCGCTTCGTTCGGAGTGCAGTGGAAAGGGCTGATCGGCGAGCGCGGGATCCTTCCGGCGGGAAAGCTCATGGAAGCGGTGGCGGGGGCGCTGGGCCCGCAGCGCTACACCGCCTATCCGACGCTCCTTTGGCTGGCCCCCGGCGACGAGTCGATAGGTCTTTTGACCCTGGCGGGCGCGCTCCTGTCCTGTCTTCTGATTCTCGATTTCGCCCCCGGGCCGATTCTTCTCCTGCTCTGGGGCGCCTACCTTTCGCTGATGACGGTGAGCGGCGATTTCCTCGAATTCCAGTGGGACATCCTCCTGCTGGAAACTGCTTTTCTTTCGGCCTTCTTCGCTCCCTGGAAGCTGCTCCCGGGGCTGCATCGCGACACTCGGCCCCCGCCGGCGGCCCTCTGGCTTCTCCGCTTCCTCCTCTTCCGCCTGATGTTCGCCTCGGGAGTCGTGAAGCTGGCGAGCGGCGATCCCACCTGGTGGGGCCTGAGCGCCCTGCGCGTGCATTACGAAACCCAGCCGCTGCCCACCGCGATTGGCTGGTACGCGCACCAGCTGCCTGCCGCCTTCCAGCGCTTCTCGGCAGCCGTGATGTTCGTCATCGAGCTGGGGCTGCCGTTCCTGATCTTCCTGCCACGGCGCCTGCGCCTGCTGGCTTTCAGCGGCTTCTGCCTGCTGCAGCTCGCCATCGCGCTCACCGGCAATTACTGCTTCTTCAACCTGCTGACCATGACGCTGTGCCTGCTGCTGCTCGACGACACGTTGCTCGCCCGCTTCTTCCCGCCCGGCATGCGGGCGCAATCGGAGGCGCCGCGCGCCCTGGGATGGCGGGTCTTCATGCGCACCCCGGTCATCGCGCTGTTGTTCGTGGCGATCCTGCCGCTCGAGATCATGGCGCTGTCGCGCTGCGCGCGGCGCAGCTTCCCGTGGCCCGAGACGCTGCGCGCCGCCGAGCGTGCGGTCTTCCCGTTCCGGACGGTGGGGAGCTACGGGCTGTTCGCGCGCATGACCCCCGAGCGCAACGAGATTGTGGTGGAAGGGAGCAAGGACGGCGAGCGATGGGAGGCTTACGAGTTCAAGTGGAAGCCGGGGGATCTCCACCGCGCCCCGGGATGGGTGCAGCCGCACCAGCCGCGGCTCGACTGGCAGATGTGGTTCGCGGCCCTCGGGACGGTGCGCGACAACCCCTGGTTCCAGAACTTCATGGTGCGGCTGCTGCAAGGATCGCAGGACGTCCTGGTCCTGCTGGAGAAGAATCCGTTCCCGGCCGGCCCGCCGCGCTACGTGCGAGCCTTGCTCTACCGCTACCGCTTCACCGACGCCGCTCAGCGTCACTCCGAGGGCACCTGGTGGCGCCGCGAGGCGCGCGGAATCTACTGCCCGCCGGTCTCGCTGCGCAGCCCCTGAGCAACACTAGTCGACGTATCCCAGCGAGCGCAGCTTCTTTTTCGTCTCCTCGTCGATCTCGGGGGGATCGGGCAGGCGTCCGCCGTTGCGGTAGAGATCCAGCGCCGTGAAGAGCTTTGAAGCGCGCGCTTTTTCGGGTGCGGAGGTGCCCGCCTTCTCGAGGGGATCGGAGGCGAGGTCGAAGAGATCGTAGACGGCGCCGGCGGTGGTCGGGTAGACGATCAGCTTGGAGGATTCGCTGCGGGCGGCGACTACCAGGCTCCGCGGAGGGAAGGCGAGGTTCCTGCCGCCGGCGCTCTGCGGCGTGGCTCGCGCCTCGCTGATGACGGTCGTGCCCGGGGGGATGGCGCCGGCGCGCGCGAAGGGAAGGAGATTGCGTCCCGGCAGG from Candidatus Polarisedimenticolia bacterium carries:
- a CDS encoding lipase maturation factor family protein, which gives rise to MFDGDCHFCRRWIERWKQTTGDAVEYASYQEAAPLFPQIDPERFRRSILLVEQDGSHSEGAEAVFRVLAHGGKSRLLWAYRRLPPVRAAADLGYSLVASHRPFFSRLTRWLIGPGIRRPSYLITRWVYLRLLGIIFLIAFASFGVQWKGLIGERGILPAGKLMEAVAGALGPQRYTAYPTLLWLAPGDESIGLLTLAGALLSCLLILDFAPGPILLLLWGAYLSLMTVSGDFLEFQWDILLLETAFLSAFFAPWKLLPGLHRDTRPPPAALWLLRFLLFRLMFASGVVKLASGDPTWWGLSALRVHYETQPLPTAIGWYAHQLPAAFQRFSAAVMFVIELGLPFLIFLPRRLRLLAFSGFCLLQLAIALTGNYCFFNLLTMTLCLLLLDDTLLARFFPPGMRAQSEAPRALGWRVFMRTPVIALLFVAILPLEIMALSRCARRSFPWPETLRAAERAVFPFRTVGSYGLFARMTPERNEIVVEGSKDGERWEAYEFKWKPGDLHRAPGWVQPHQPRLDWQMWFAALGTVRDNPWFQNFMVRLLQGSQDVLVLLEKNPFPAGPPRYVRALLYRYRFTDAAQRHSEGTWWRREARGIYCPPVSLRSP